A window of the Streptomyces luomodiensis genome harbors these coding sequences:
- a CDS encoding IS1182 family transposase, with product MSVRPLPAPAVSESTARVARAAFPRGCLAMRIRDEFGAVFESERFVAAFAHRGGPSVSPGMLALVSVLQYAERLTGRQAADAVRGRIDWKYALGLRLADPGFDFSVLSEFRDRLIAHGLEQQILDTILAQCSKRGLLRAGGRARTDSIHVIACIRDLNRLEFVTETMRCALETLAVAAPARLAGTDAVNADWLARYRQRADSYRLPKGEAERTAFAENVGGDGYELLDILDDPTTPAHLSDLEAVVLLRTVWAQEYQRDARGVRWRGHKQRPPGAARIVSPHDPEARCGVKRGSAWDGHKTHLTESCDDGLPHLITYTATTPATTDDHQLTAAVHDALTERGLKPAEQYVDGGYTSAKIILRARALGVEVIGPVRQAGGRPALQGSGYAATDSRIDWQTRQATCPQGQISTRWSDTVIGGEPRVHIDFSGAGCTSGPAKDTCTTAAYRVLTLLPREEHELLQQRRAEQQTEEGKKRYHTRAGVEGTVSQAVRRAGTRRTRYRGLAKTSLAQVLTAAALNLYRLDAWWTGTPPGTTEGAAS from the coding sequence ATGTCGGTGCGTCCGTTGCCTGCGCCTGCGGTGTCTGAGTCCACGGCGAGGGTCGCCCGTGCTGCGTTCCCGCGCGGGTGTCTGGCCATGCGGATCAGGGACGAGTTCGGGGCGGTGTTTGAAAGCGAGCGGTTCGTGGCGGCGTTCGCACATCGAGGTGGTCCGTCCGTGTCTCCGGGGATGCTGGCGCTGGTGAGCGTGTTGCAGTACGCCGAGCGGCTGACCGGCCGGCAGGCCGCTGATGCCGTGCGTGGCCGGATCGACTGGAAGTACGCCCTCGGCCTCCGACTGGCCGATCCTGGCTTTGATTTCTCGGTGCTCAGCGAGTTCCGTGACCGGCTGATCGCCCACGGCCTGGAGCAGCAGATCCTGGACACCATCCTCGCGCAGTGCAGCAAGCGGGGCCTGCTGCGGGCCGGCGGCCGGGCCCGCACCGACTCCATTCATGTCATCGCCTGCATCCGTGACCTGAACCGGCTGGAGTTCGTCACCGAGACCATGCGCTGCGCCCTGGAGACTCTGGCGGTGGCCGCTCCCGCCCGGCTGGCCGGCACCGACGCGGTCAACGCGGACTGGCTCGCGCGCTACCGGCAACGCGCCGACTCCTACCGGCTGCCCAAGGGAGAAGCCGAGCGCACCGCGTTCGCCGAGAACGTCGGGGGCGACGGCTACGAACTCCTCGACATTCTCGACGATCCCACGACCCCCGCCCACCTCTCCGACCTCGAGGCGGTCGTGCTCCTGCGCACCGTGTGGGCCCAGGAGTACCAGCGCGACGCCCGCGGGGTGCGCTGGCGCGGACACAAACAACGCCCTCCGGGAGCGGCACGCATCGTCTCCCCGCACGATCCGGAGGCGCGCTGCGGGGTGAAGCGGGGATCCGCCTGGGACGGCCACAAAACGCATCTCACCGAGAGCTGCGACGACGGCCTCCCACACCTGATCACGTACACGGCCACCACACCGGCCACCACGGACGATCACCAGCTCACCGCCGCTGTCCACGATGCCCTGACCGAGCGGGGCCTGAAGCCGGCCGAACAATACGTGGACGGCGGCTACACCAGCGCGAAGATCATCCTTCGGGCTCGTGCACTGGGCGTCGAGGTCATCGGGCCGGTCAGGCAGGCCGGCGGCCGACCGGCCCTGCAGGGCAGCGGCTACGCCGCCACCGACTCCCGCATCGACTGGCAGACCCGGCAGGCGACCTGCCCGCAGGGCCAGATCAGCACCCGCTGGAGCGACACCGTCATCGGCGGCGAACCCCGCGTCCACATCGACTTCTCCGGCGCCGGATGCACCAGCGGCCCGGCCAAAGACACCTGCACCACGGCCGCCTACCGCGTCCTGACACTGCTCCCGCGTGAAGAGCACGAACTCCTTCAACAACGTCGGGCAGAACAGCAGACCGAGGAAGGGAAGAAGCGCTACCACACCAGGGCCGGGGTGGAGGGCACCGTCTCGCAGGCAGTGCGGCGCGCCGGCACCCGGCGTACTCGCTACCGCGGCCTCGCCAAAACCTCTCTGGCCCAGGTCCTGACCGCAGCCGCACTCAACCTCTACCGACTCGACGCCTGGTGGACCGGAACCCCGCCGGGCACGACAGAGGGCGCGGCGTCCTGA
- a CDS encoding helix-turn-helix domain-containing protein encodes MSGRILALVGRQGEPPPATPKAAEKLIGALLQYLRQERGMIQSEVVRAVPEVGSGPTLSRYENAVVKLKAEHVFALLRFYRAPEDCVREAEMLLQWPHERTWWSSFADVANSTLMSLYALESTSKVVQVYQENNVPGMLQTAGYARALMADFARAQYDPETRRKYLAAIERRLEMRLRRQHLLDQPNAPMFRAVIAESVLDKELGGVPVMREQLRHLFTIAENKPNVHLRILPGSAMRQGSPLHPAITLCKPHEGTAGRAVYLEDKNVGGQLLTDSAQIETFMASMDDWWRHALSKTETMDRLQYYINRLTDETPQ; translated from the coding sequence ATGTCGGGTCGGATTCTGGCCTTGGTCGGGCGGCAGGGAGAGCCACCACCAGCCACACCGAAAGCAGCGGAGAAGCTCATCGGCGCTCTGCTGCAGTATCTGCGCCAGGAGCGCGGAATGATCCAGAGCGAGGTCGTGCGGGCCGTCCCCGAGGTCGGGTCCGGGCCCACGCTCAGCCGCTACGAGAACGCCGTCGTCAAACTCAAGGCGGAACACGTCTTCGCGCTGCTGCGCTTCTACCGGGCGCCGGAGGACTGCGTCAGGGAAGCGGAGATGCTCCTGCAGTGGCCGCATGAGCGGACCTGGTGGTCCTCCTTCGCGGATGTCGCGAACTCCACGCTCATGTCGCTGTACGCCCTGGAGTCCACCTCGAAGGTGGTCCAGGTGTACCAGGAGAACAACGTCCCCGGGATGCTCCAGACCGCAGGCTACGCCCGCGCCCTGATGGCGGACTTCGCCCGGGCACAGTACGACCCCGAGACACGGCGCAAGTACCTCGCGGCCATCGAACGCCGCCTGGAGATGCGGCTCCGGCGACAGCATCTGCTCGACCAGCCCAACGCTCCCATGTTCAGGGCCGTCATCGCGGAATCCGTGCTGGACAAGGAACTGGGCGGGGTCCCGGTCATGCGAGAGCAGCTGCGCCACTTGTTCACCATCGCGGAGAACAAGCCCAACGTACACCTGCGGATCCTGCCCGGGTCGGCCATGCGACAGGGCTCCCCGCTGCACCCCGCCATAACCCTGTGCAAGCCCCACGAAGGGACCGCCGGCCGAGCCGTCTACCTGGAGGACAAGAACGTCGGCGGTCAGCTCCTCACCGACAGCGCGCAGATCGAGACCTTCATGGCGTCGATGGACGACTGGTGGCGACACGCCCTGTCGAAGACGGAGACCATGGATCGGCTCCAGTACTACATCAACCGGCTCACCGACGAGACCCCGCAGTAG
- a CDS encoding DUF397 domain-containing protein: MIMIINGTPASAITGARWTKASASDGIGDCVELARVNETEVAVRNSRFPDGPALVFTRAEIIAFLDGASHGEFTSLTV; this comes from the coding sequence ATGATCATGATCATCAACGGCACACCGGCCAGCGCGATCACCGGCGCACGGTGGACGAAGGCGTCGGCGAGCGACGGAATCGGCGACTGCGTCGAGCTTGCACGCGTGAATGAAACCGAAGTCGCGGTCCGTAACTCACGATTCCCTGACGGCCCCGCACTGGTATTCACCCGCGCGGAGATCATCGCCTTCCTCGACGGCGCGAGTCACGGGGAGTTCACCTCCCTGACTGTCTAA
- a CDS encoding SAM-dependent methyltransferase: protein MDVSRPSVARMYDHLLGGTDNYQVDREACEKLLRLAPSSRELALVNRAFLGRTVRYLAREQGVRRFLDHGSGLPTRPNVHQVAQDVDPASEVVYIDNDPVVLAHGEIMLAEDPRTTSVLNADIRDTTKIFDSGAVRRLLRDDQPVAALFVSVLHCIPDDDDPWELVRRVCQQLPRGSYLVISQLASDDPELRRSITDFMQEITNNSWGTVRSYSEVNRFFEGHDVLVTPEPVEVSRWLPDSELAPRQRSEEWIEYGGVARIG, encoded by the coding sequence ATTGATGTCAGCAGGCCAAGTGTCGCCAGAATGTACGACCACCTCCTGGGCGGCACGGACAATTATCAGGTTGATCGGGAAGCGTGCGAGAAATTACTCCGCCTGGCTCCTAGCAGCCGTGAATTAGCACTGGTCAACCGGGCCTTCCTCGGCAGGACTGTGCGATACCTCGCCCGGGAGCAAGGTGTCCGCAGATTTCTCGACCACGGGTCCGGACTTCCGACACGGCCCAACGTGCATCAGGTCGCCCAGGACGTCGATCCGGCCAGTGAAGTCGTCTACATCGACAATGACCCCGTAGTCCTCGCGCATGGGGAGATCATGCTGGCCGAGGACCCGAGGACTACCTCCGTCCTCAACGCCGACATCCGCGACACCACGAAGATCTTCGACAGCGGCGCGGTACGACGGCTGCTGCGCGACGACCAGCCGGTCGCCGCCCTGTTCGTCTCCGTTCTTCACTGCATCCCCGATGACGACGACCCCTGGGAGCTGGTCCGCCGGGTCTGCCAACAGTTGCCGCGCGGCAGCTACCTGGTGATCTCGCAGCTGGCCAGTGATGATCCGGAACTCCGCCGGAGCATCACCGATTTCATGCAGGAGATCACCAACAACTCCTGGGGAACGGTTCGCTCCTACAGCGAGGTCAACCGGTTCTTCGAGGGCCACGACGTCCTGGTGACCCCCGAGCCGGTCGAGGTCTCGCGTTGGCTGCCGGACAGTGAACTCGCTCCGCGGCAGCGGAGCGAGGAGTGGATCGAGTACGGCGGGGTCGCGCGTATCGGGTGA